A portion of the Streptomyces platensis genome contains these proteins:
- a CDS encoding DUF4184 family protein, producing the protein MPFTLSHAAAVLPAIRRNGAARGPLVASALVAGSFAPDMTYYADSLVPGGMAFGDFTHSLPGVLTVDVLVTAALVGGWLLVREPLMALVPRAWRSTVHTFVRGRSWRPQGPRELAALVGWFVVSAVLGAVTHVVWDAFTHPGRWGTRLVPGLDRVVGGLPLSTYVQYGTSALALAAMGAFVWPILRRRDGGGTAAGAAVPVAVPVLTVRLRLLLTALLALCVAAGTVHRVLRARAVFGPEVSALDYLPTALFGAGAGLVLGLPLYAVAVRLLHRRSLRNRAAGGTGRPPRPAERTVPRAVAPGAADAPPVTPSGAAATSPNSPSATE; encoded by the coding sequence ATGCCGTTCACGCTCAGCCATGCCGCCGCCGTGCTCCCGGCCATCCGGCGGAACGGCGCGGCCCGCGGTCCGCTGGTCGCCTCGGCACTCGTGGCGGGGTCGTTCGCACCCGATATGACGTACTACGCGGACTCCCTGGTTCCCGGCGGCATGGCTTTCGGCGATTTCACCCACTCACTGCCCGGGGTGCTGACCGTGGATGTGCTGGTCACCGCGGCGCTCGTGGGCGGCTGGCTGCTGGTGCGCGAGCCGTTGATGGCGCTGGTGCCGCGGGCGTGGCGCAGCACGGTCCACACCTTCGTCCGCGGCCGGTCCTGGCGGCCCCAGGGGCCCCGTGAACTCGCCGCCCTGGTGGGCTGGTTCGTGGTCTCGGCGGTCCTCGGGGCGGTGACCCATGTGGTCTGGGACGCCTTCACCCACCCCGGCCGCTGGGGCACCCGGCTGGTGCCCGGCCTGGACCGGGTCGTGGGCGGCCTGCCGCTCTCTACGTATGTCCAGTACGGCACCTCGGCGCTCGCACTGGCCGCGATGGGCGCGTTCGTGTGGCCGATCCTGCGGCGGCGGGACGGCGGCGGCACGGCGGCCGGGGCGGCCGTGCCGGTCGCGGTACCGGTGCTGACCGTACGGCTGCGGCTGCTGCTGACCGCCCTGCTCGCGCTGTGTGTGGCGGCCGGCACCGTGCACCGTGTCCTGCGGGCGCGCGCCGTGTTCGGGCCCGAGGTGAGCGCGCTCGACTACCTCCCGACCGCGCTCTTCGGTGCCGGGGCCGGCCTCGTCCTCGGGCTGCCGCTCTACGCGGTGGCCGTACGACTGCTGCACCGCCGCAGTCTCCGCAACCGGGCGGCCGGCGGCACGGGCCGCCCGCCGAGGCCCGCGGAGCGGACCGTGCCCCGGGCGGTGGCGCCGGGCGCCGCGGATGCGCCGCCCGTGACCCCGTCCGGGGCCGCGGCCACGTCGCCGAACTCGCCGTCCGCCACGGAGTGA
- a CDS encoding lytic transglycosylase → MAATFRRRLQRGAASTAVAALVLAALTASQAPGATGAAAAKRRPAPPPADVPIDGGSAYYTDLPPLKSPVPPHGSPHTGKGPATGRGPAEAGLPATVLAAYKKAATTIDASDPGCRLPWQLLAGIGKVESGQARGGAVDAEGTTLRPILGPQLNGHGFARITDTDAGRYDGDLTHDRAVGPMQFIPSTWSNGGPDGTGWGADGNGDGKKDPHNVFDAALAAGRYLCAGDRDLTAQADLDRAILGYNHSDAYLRTVLSWYAFYRNGTHEVPDGKGVLPVHRDAGRSGDNNGGRSEGKRHHGRGSGAESDKSPRPGSSDKPSKPGKPGKPGKGQQHHPGKPGRPDGTRPTPGGTQPPTQKPTPSPEPAHPTTLVRVGDKDLTATAGAEFATPPQVRAQDAQGKAVAGVPVRFTLPPATDARFPGDATAVTVTTDKDGLATAPTLRAGDRTGDFRIRVSTVRHTAPAVEVGATVKAKPAPKADKLARTSDKELTATAGKAFAEDAVEIKATYRGELAAGVAVTATMVTNDPQRPVENDKGPYFKDPAATGHDGDKPVRTLTGLTTDANGLLKLPKIYTDAHSGTFLLRLTTADGAVLTVKLKVAAPAGS, encoded by the coding sequence ATGGCAGCCACATTCCGACGGCGGCTCCAAAGGGGAGCGGCCTCGACGGCCGTGGCAGCCCTGGTGCTGGCCGCGCTGACCGCCTCTCAGGCGCCGGGAGCCACCGGCGCCGCGGCCGCGAAACGGCGGCCGGCCCCGCCGCCCGCCGATGTCCCGATCGACGGCGGTTCCGCGTACTACACCGACCTGCCGCCCCTCAAGAGCCCGGTGCCGCCGCACGGTTCGCCGCACACCGGCAAGGGCCCCGCCACCGGCCGGGGGCCCGCCGAGGCCGGCCTCCCCGCCACCGTCCTGGCCGCGTACAAGAAGGCCGCGACCACGATCGACGCCTCCGACCCGGGCTGCCGGCTGCCCTGGCAGCTGCTCGCCGGGATCGGCAAGGTCGAGTCCGGCCAGGCGCGCGGCGGCGCGGTCGACGCCGAGGGCACCACCCTCCGTCCGATACTCGGCCCGCAGCTCAACGGCCACGGCTTCGCCCGGATCACCGACACCGACGCCGGCCGCTATGACGGCGACCTCACCCACGACCGCGCCGTGGGCCCGATGCAGTTCATCCCGTCCACCTGGTCCAACGGCGGCCCCGACGGCACCGGTTGGGGCGCTGACGGCAACGGCGACGGCAAGAAGGACCCCCACAACGTCTTCGATGCGGCGCTCGCCGCGGGCCGCTATCTCTGCGCCGGCGACCGCGATCTGACGGCTCAGGCCGACCTGGACCGGGCGATCCTCGGCTACAACCACTCCGACGCGTATCTGCGCACGGTGCTGTCCTGGTACGCGTTCTACCGCAACGGCACCCACGAGGTACCGGACGGCAAGGGCGTGCTGCCGGTCCACCGCGACGCCGGCCGGTCCGGCGACAACAACGGCGGCCGGTCCGAAGGCAAGCGGCACCACGGCCGCGGCTCCGGCGCCGAGTCGGACAAGAGCCCGCGCCCCGGCAGCTCCGACAAGCCGTCCAAGCCCGGCAAGCCCGGCAAGCCCGGCAAGGGACAGCAGCACCACCCCGGCAAACCGGGGCGCCCGGACGGCACCCGCCCCACCCCGGGCGGCACGCAGCCCCCCACCCAGAAGCCCACCCCCAGCCCCGAGCCCGCGCACCCCACCACCCTCGTACGGGTCGGCGACAAGGATCTGACGGCCACCGCGGGCGCCGAGTTCGCCACCCCGCCCCAGGTCCGCGCCCAGGATGCCCAGGGCAAGGCCGTCGCCGGTGTCCCCGTCCGCTTCACCCTCCCCCCGGCCACCGACGCCCGCTTCCCCGGCGACGCGACCGCCGTCACCGTCACCACGGACAAGGACGGCCTGGCGACCGCCCCCACTCTGCGTGCGGGCGACCGGACCGGGGACTTCCGCATCCGGGTCAGCACCGTGCGGCACACCGCGCCCGCCGTCGAGGTCGGCGCCACCGTCAAGGCCAAGCCCGCCCCGAAGGCCGACAAGCTCGCCCGTACCTCGGACAAGGAGCTGACGGCGACCGCCGGAAAGGCCTTCGCGGAGGACGCGGTCGAGATCAAGGCGACCTACCGGGGCGAGCTCGCGGCGGGAGTGGCGGTCACCGCCACCATGGTCACCAACGATCCGCAGCGGCCCGTGGAGAACGACAAGGGCCCCTACTTCAAGGACCCCGCGGCCACCGGCCACGACGGGGACAAGCCGGTCCGCACGCTCACCGGGCTCACCACGGACGCCAACGGCCTGCTGAAACTCCCGAAGATCTACACCGACGCGCACTCGGGAACGTTCCTGCTGAGGCTGACCACCGCCGACGGCGCCGTCCTCACCGTCAAGCTGAAGGTCGCCGCCCCGGCCGGCTCCTGA
- a CDS encoding PaaI family thioesterase, with amino-acid sequence MGERSTTTFPQEILDQWAGLGLDLPSFFSAGHLGERMSVQVTEAAPERIVGTMPVEGNTQPYGLLHGGASAVLAETLGSVGAMLHGGPTKLAVGVDLNCTHHRGVRSGLVTGVATPVHRGRSTATYEIVITDEQDKRVCTARLTCMLREVDTDAYRA; translated from the coding sequence ATGGGTGAGCGCAGCACCACCACATTTCCGCAGGAGATCCTGGACCAGTGGGCCGGCCTCGGCCTCGACCTGCCCTCCTTCTTCTCCGCGGGCCACCTCGGCGAGCGGATGAGCGTGCAGGTCACCGAGGCCGCGCCCGAGCGCATCGTCGGCACCATGCCTGTCGAGGGCAACACCCAGCCCTATGGACTGCTGCACGGCGGCGCCTCGGCCGTCCTCGCCGAGACCCTCGGCTCCGTAGGCGCCATGCTGCACGGCGGCCCCACCAAGCTCGCCGTCGGCGTCGACCTGAACTGCACCCACCACCGCGGCGTGCGCTCCGGACTGGTCACCGGCGTCGCCACCCCGGTACACCGCGGCCGCTCCACCGCCACCTACGAGATCGTGATCACCGACGAACAGGACAAGCGGGTCTGCACCGCCCGGCTGACCTGCATGCTGCGCGAGGTGGACACCGACGCCTACCGCGCCTGA
- a CDS encoding branched-chain amino acid ABC transporter substrate-binding protein, translating into MLLLTTAVTAGALTLSACGSRGDNKSGDGSKTTVVIGLDAPTTGELSALGLGIRNSAQLAIDTANKAGEVKGVTFKLEALDDKALPNVGQQNATKLAGDKDVLGVVGPLNSGVAQSMQQVSKQNNLTLISPANTTPDLTQGKDWKQNKRVRPFPTYFRTATTDEVQGAFDGQYAWEKMKVKKAYVIDDQKTYGVGLASSFKDQFSKLGGKIAGTEHVSPDDRDFKAVVSKVKSAKPDLVFYGGEYPASGPLSQQLKDGGVTVPLMGGDGMYSGDYIKLNKKAQGDYASSVGKPVEELPSAKKFIAAYKAAGFKESYEAYGGSTYDSTWAIIQAVKKVVEDSDGKLPDDARKKVVDAMNKVTFDGVTGPIAFDKYGDTTNTMITAYQVDKGKWASRFSAEFKKFDKS; encoded by the coding sequence TTGCTTCTCCTCACCACCGCAGTCACCGCCGGCGCCCTCACGCTCTCCGCGTGCGGCTCCCGCGGCGACAACAAGAGCGGCGACGGCTCCAAGACCACCGTCGTCATCGGCCTCGACGCCCCCACCACCGGCGAGCTCTCCGCCCTGGGCCTGGGCATCCGCAACTCCGCCCAGCTCGCCATCGACACCGCCAACAAGGCCGGCGAGGTCAAGGGCGTCACCTTCAAGCTCGAAGCCCTCGACGACAAGGCCCTCCCCAACGTCGGCCAGCAGAACGCCACCAAGCTCGCCGGCGACAAGGACGTGCTCGGCGTGGTCGGCCCGCTCAACTCCGGCGTCGCCCAGTCCATGCAGCAGGTCTCCAAGCAGAACAACCTCACCCTGATCTCGCCGGCGAACACCACGCCCGACCTGACCCAGGGCAAGGACTGGAAGCAGAACAAGCGCGTCCGCCCCTTCCCCACCTACTTCCGCACCGCCACCACCGACGAGGTGCAGGGCGCCTTCGACGGCCAGTACGCGTGGGAGAAGATGAAGGTCAAGAAGGCCTATGTGATCGACGACCAGAAGACCTACGGCGTCGGCCTGGCCTCCTCCTTCAAGGACCAGTTCAGCAAGCTCGGCGGAAAGATCGCCGGCACCGAACACGTCAGCCCCGACGACCGTGACTTCAAGGCCGTCGTCTCCAAGGTCAAGTCCGCCAAGCCCGACCTGGTCTTCTACGGCGGCGAATACCCCGCCTCCGGCCCGCTCAGCCAGCAGCTCAAGGACGGCGGCGTCACCGTTCCCCTCATGGGCGGCGACGGCATGTACAGCGGCGACTACATCAAGCTCAACAAGAAGGCGCAGGGCGACTACGCCTCCTCCGTCGGCAAGCCCGTCGAAGAGCTGCCCTCCGCCAAGAAGTTCATCGCCGCCTACAAGGCAGCCGGCTTCAAGGAGTCCTACGAGGCCTACGGCGGCTCCACCTACGACTCGACCTGGGCCATCATCCAGGCCGTGAAGAAGGTCGTCGAGGACAGCGACGGCAAGCTCCCCGACGACGCCCGCAAGAAGGTCGTCGACGCGATGAACAAGGTCACCTTCGACGGTGTCACCGGCCCCATCGCCTTCGACAAATACGGCGACACCACCAACACCATGATCACCGCCTACCAGGTGGACAAGGGGAAGTGGGCCTCCCGCTTCAGCGCCGAATTCAAGAAGTTCGACAAGAGCTGA
- the polA gene encoding DNA polymerase I: protein MAAKAAKKSEATGTEAAAGGRPRLLLMDGHSMAYRAFFALPVENFTTVTGQPTNAIYGFASMLANTLRDEAPTHFAVAFDVSRKTWRSEEFADYKANRSKTPDEFKGQVELIGEMLDAMRVKRFAIEGFEADDVIATLTEQATAQGFHVSIVTGDRDSFQLVSDDVTVLYPTKGVSELTRFTPEKVFEKYGLTPAQYPDFAALRGDPSDNLPGIPGVGEKTATKWINQFGSFAELVERVDEVKGKAGANLREHLEAVKLNRRLTEMVRDVELPCGPAELTREAYDRDALAVLFNALEIRNQGLRDRLHAVDPGAAEAADEAAPAPGVEVDGTVIGAGELAPWLAEHGTGPLGVATVDVWTLGSGSVAEIALAAADGPAAWFDPSQLDEADERAFAAWSADAARPKVMHNAKGLMRVFGEHGWTIDGVGMDTALAAYLVKPGRRSFALDALSVEYLGRDLAPAAAGDGQLAFGADEEAEADALMGQARTVLDLGTAFEAKLAEAGAAGLLRDVELPTSVLLARMERAGIAADRGWLERMEQQFAGAVQQAVKEAHAAAGHEFNLGSPKQLQEVLFGELGLPKTKKTKTGYTTDADALAWLAAQTDNELPVIMLRHREQAKLRTTVEGLIKTIAADGRIHTTFNQTVAATGRLSSTDPNLQNIPVRTDEGRAIRRGFVVGEGFDSLLTADYSQIELRVMAHLSEDEGLIEAFTSGEDLHTTVASHVFSVDKTKVDPEMRRKIKAMSYGLAYGLSAFGLSQQLGIQPDEARKLMDNFFERFGGVRDYLQRVVEEARATGYTETMLGRRRYLPDLNSDNRQRRETAERMALNAPIQGTAADIVKIAMLRVDAALRTAELESRLLLQVHDEIVVEVAPGERRQVEELVRREMAAAAELSAPLDVSVGFGKDWESAAH, encoded by the coding sequence GTGGCAGCAAAGGCAGCGAAGAAGAGCGAAGCGACCGGGACCGAAGCGGCGGCGGGCGGCCGTCCCCGCCTGCTCCTGATGGACGGGCATTCCATGGCATACCGGGCGTTCTTCGCCCTGCCCGTGGAGAATTTCACGACCGTCACGGGACAACCGACCAATGCGATCTACGGCTTCGCGTCGATGCTCGCGAACACCCTGCGCGACGAGGCGCCCACGCATTTCGCGGTGGCGTTCGACGTCTCCCGCAAGACCTGGCGGTCCGAGGAATTCGCGGACTACAAGGCGAACCGCTCCAAGACGCCCGACGAGTTCAAGGGCCAGGTCGAGCTGATCGGCGAGATGCTCGACGCGATGCGGGTCAAGCGCTTCGCGATCGAGGGCTTCGAGGCCGACGACGTCATCGCCACCCTCACCGAGCAGGCCACCGCCCAGGGCTTCCACGTCTCGATCGTCACCGGCGACCGCGACTCCTTCCAGCTGGTCTCCGACGACGTCACGGTCCTCTACCCCACCAAGGGCGTCTCGGAGCTGACCCGCTTCACCCCGGAGAAGGTCTTCGAGAAGTACGGCCTGACCCCCGCCCAGTACCCGGACTTCGCGGCGCTGCGCGGCGACCCGTCCGACAACCTCCCCGGCATCCCGGGCGTCGGCGAGAAGACCGCCACGAAGTGGATCAACCAGTTCGGCTCGTTCGCCGAGCTGGTGGAGCGCGTCGACGAGGTCAAGGGCAAGGCGGGCGCCAACCTCCGCGAGCACCTGGAGGCGGTGAAGCTCAACCGCCGGCTCACGGAGATGGTGCGCGATGTCGAGCTGCCGTGCGGCCCGGCGGAGCTGACCCGCGAGGCGTACGACCGTGACGCCCTCGCGGTCCTCTTCAACGCCCTGGAGATCCGCAACCAGGGCCTGCGCGACCGGCTGCACGCCGTCGACCCGGGCGCCGCCGAGGCCGCCGACGAGGCCGCCCCGGCCCCCGGCGTCGAGGTGGACGGCACCGTCATCGGCGCGGGTGAACTCGCTCCGTGGCTGGCCGAACACGGCACGGGACCGCTCGGCGTGGCCACGGTCGACGTCTGGACCCTCGGCAGCGGCAGCGTCGCAGAGATCGCGCTGGCCGCCGCCGACGGCCCGGCCGCCTGGTTCGACCCGTCGCAGCTCGACGAGGCCGACGAGCGGGCCTTCGCCGCCTGGAGCGCGGACGCCGCCCGCCCCAAGGTGATGCACAACGCCAAGGGCCTGATGCGGGTCTTCGGCGAGCACGGCTGGACCATCGACGGCGTCGGCATGGACACCGCGCTGGCCGCCTATCTGGTCAAGCCGGGCCGCCGCTCCTTCGCCCTGGACGCACTGTCCGTCGAATACCTGGGGCGTGATCTCGCCCCGGCGGCGGCCGGTGACGGCCAGCTGGCGTTCGGCGCGGACGAGGAGGCCGAGGCGGACGCCCTGATGGGGCAGGCCCGTACGGTCCTCGATCTGGGGACGGCGTTCGAGGCGAAGCTGGCGGAGGCCGGCGCGGCCGGGCTGCTGCGCGATGTGGAGCTGCCGACCAGCGTGCTGCTGGCCCGGATGGAGCGGGCCGGTATCGCCGCGGACCGGGGCTGGCTGGAGCGGATGGAGCAGCAGTTCGCCGGCGCGGTGCAGCAGGCCGTCAAGGAGGCGCACGCCGCCGCGGGCCATGAGTTCAACCTGGGCTCGCCCAAGCAGCTCCAGGAGGTCCTCTTCGGCGAGCTGGGCCTGCCCAAGACCAAGAAGACCAAGACGGGTTACACCACCGACGCCGATGCGCTCGCGTGGCTGGCCGCGCAGACCGACAACGAGCTCCCGGTGATCATGCTCCGGCACCGTGAGCAGGCCAAGCTGCGCACGACCGTCGAGGGCCTGATCAAGACCATCGCCGCCGACGGCCGGATCCACACCACCTTCAACCAGACCGTGGCGGCCACCGGCCGGCTGTCCTCCACGGACCCCAATCTCCAGAACATCCCGGTGCGCACGGACGAGGGCCGGGCGATCCGCCGCGGCTTCGTCGTCGGCGAGGGCTTCGATTCGCTGCTGACCGCCGACTACAGCCAGATCGAGCTGCGGGTGATGGCCCATCTCTCCGAGGACGAGGGCCTGATCGAGGCGTTCACCTCCGGTGAGGACCTGCACACCACCGTCGCCTCGCATGTCTTCTCGGTCGACAAGACCAAGGTCGACCCGGAGATGCGCCGCAAGATCAAGGCGATGTCCTACGGCCTGGCGTACGGGCTGTCGGCCTTCGGCCTCTCTCAGCAGCTGGGCATCCAGCCCGATGAGGCCCGCAAGCTGATGGACAACTTCTTCGAGCGCTTCGGCGGGGTGCGCGACTACCTCCAGCGCGTCGTGGAGGAGGCCCGCGCCACCGGCTACACGGAGACGATGCTCGGCCGCCGCCGCTATCTCCCCGACCTCAACAGCGACAACCGCCAGCGCCGCGAGACGGCCGAGCGGATGGCGCTCAACGCCCCGATCCAGGGCACCGCCGCCGATATCGTCAAGATCGCGATGCTGCGGGTCGACGCGGCGCTGCGGACCGCGGAGCTGGAGTCCCGGCTGCTGCTCCAGGTCCATGACGAAATCGTGGTCGAGGTGGCCCCCGGCGAACGCCGGCAGGTCGAGGAACTGGTCCGCCGCGAAATGGCCGCCGCGGCCGAACTGAGCGCCCCGCTGGACGTCTCGGTCGGCTTCGGCAAGGACTGGGAGTCGGCAGCCCACTGA
- a CDS encoding SPW_0924 family protein — protein sequence MRALTAAAVGLAAAFALVLTLTATGAPSGTTSPEPLLTTVPKHP from the coding sequence ATGCGCGCCCTGACAGCAGCCGCGGTCGGACTGGCCGCGGCGTTCGCCCTCGTCCTCACCCTCACGGCGACCGGCGCACCCAGCGGCACGACCTCCCCCGAACCGCTGCTGACCACTGTCCCCAAGCACCCCTGA
- a CDS encoding FdhF/YdeP family oxidoreductase, with protein sequence MAGKPPASDPVQDAPQVSAPQHAAVGLPAIAHALRISQQQMGVRRTALTLLRVNQPDGFDCPGCAWPEPDKPHTAEFCENGAKAVAEEATLRRVTPDFFAAHSVADLADRSGYWLGQQGRLTHPMYLAEGADHYEPVSWERAFDIVGEELTALDSPDEAVFYTSGRTSNEAAFLYQLFAREFGTNNLPDCSNMCHESSGSALTETIGIGKGSVLLEDLYKADLIIVAGQNPGTNHPRMLTALEQAKAGGTKIISINPLPEAGLERFKNPQTPRGLAGGGTALTDLFLQVRLGGDQALFRALNRLVLDTEGALDEDFIREHTHGFEEFARTARADDDWDETLRATGLTRAEIDRTLAMVLASKRTIVCWAMGLTQHKHSVPTIQEVVNFLLLRGNIGRPGAGVCPVRGHSNVQGDRTMGIFERPAPAFLDALEKEFGFAPPREHGLDVVRAIRALRDGQAKVFFAMGGNFVSATPDTDVTEAAMRRARLTVHVSTKLNRSHVITGARALILPTLGRTERDVQTGPDGAPAEQFVTVEDSMGMVHASRGRLAPAGPQLLSETAIVARLARRVLGAGSRTPWEEFARDYATIRDRIAHVIPGFEDFNTRVARPGGFALPHAPRDKRSFPTATGKANFTAAPVEYPTAPEGRLLLQTLRSHDQYNTTVYGLDDRYRGIKNGRRVVLVHPDDARERGLADGAYTDLVSEWTDGSERRAPGFRVVHYPTARGCAAAYYPETNVLIPLDHTADTSNTPAAKSIVIRLESPRED encoded by the coding sequence ATGGCAGGCAAGCCGCCCGCGTCGGACCCCGTCCAGGACGCGCCCCAGGTCAGCGCACCCCAGCACGCCGCCGTCGGGCTGCCGGCGATCGCTCACGCGCTGCGCATCTCCCAGCAGCAGATGGGCGTGCGCCGCACCGCCCTCACCCTGCTGCGGGTCAACCAGCCGGACGGGTTCGACTGCCCCGGCTGTGCCTGGCCCGAGCCCGACAAGCCGCACACCGCCGAATTCTGCGAGAACGGCGCCAAGGCCGTCGCCGAAGAGGCCACCCTGCGCCGCGTCACCCCGGACTTCTTCGCCGCGCACTCCGTTGCCGACCTCGCGGACCGCAGCGGCTACTGGCTCGGCCAGCAGGGCCGCCTCACCCACCCCATGTACCTCGCCGAGGGCGCCGACCACTACGAGCCGGTGAGCTGGGAGCGGGCCTTCGACATCGTCGGCGAGGAGCTGACCGCCCTCGACTCCCCCGACGAGGCCGTCTTCTACACCTCCGGGCGCACCAGCAACGAGGCCGCCTTCCTCTACCAGCTCTTCGCCCGCGAATTCGGCACCAACAACCTCCCCGACTGCTCCAACATGTGCCATGAGTCGTCGGGCTCCGCCCTGACGGAGACCATCGGCATCGGCAAGGGCAGCGTCCTCCTGGAGGACCTCTACAAGGCCGACCTGATCATCGTCGCCGGCCAGAACCCGGGCACCAACCACCCGCGGATGCTCACCGCCCTGGAGCAGGCCAAGGCCGGCGGCACAAAGATCATCTCGATCAACCCGCTGCCCGAGGCCGGACTGGAGCGCTTCAAGAACCCGCAGACCCCGCGCGGTCTGGCCGGCGGCGGCACCGCGCTGACCGACCTCTTCCTCCAGGTACGCCTCGGCGGCGACCAGGCACTCTTCCGCGCCCTCAACCGCCTCGTGCTCGACACCGAGGGAGCCCTCGACGAGGACTTCATCCGTGAACACACCCACGGCTTCGAGGAGTTCGCGCGCACGGCCCGCGCCGATGACGACTGGGACGAGACGCTGCGCGCCACCGGCCTGACCCGCGCGGAGATCGACCGCACGCTCGCCATGGTCCTCGCGTCGAAGCGCACCATCGTGTGCTGGGCCATGGGCCTGACCCAGCACAAGCACTCCGTCCCCACCATCCAGGAAGTCGTCAACTTCCTCCTGCTGCGCGGCAACATCGGCCGCCCCGGCGCCGGCGTCTGCCCCGTACGCGGCCACAGCAACGTCCAGGGCGACCGCACCATGGGCATCTTCGAGCGGCCCGCGCCCGCCTTCCTCGACGCCCTGGAGAAGGAGTTCGGCTTCGCTCCGCCCCGGGAGCACGGCCTCGATGTCGTCCGCGCCATCCGCGCGCTGCGCGACGGGCAGGCCAAGGTGTTCTTCGCGATGGGCGGCAACTTCGTCTCCGCCACCCCCGACACCGACGTCACCGAGGCCGCCATGCGCCGCGCCCGGCTGACCGTCCATGTCTCCACCAAGCTCAACCGCTCGCATGTGATCACCGGCGCCCGCGCACTGATCCTGCCGACGCTGGGCCGTACGGAACGCGATGTGCAGACCGGCCCGGACGGCGCGCCCGCCGAACAGTTCGTGACGGTCGAGGACTCCATGGGCATGGTGCACGCCTCCCGCGGCCGCCTGGCGCCCGCCGGCCCCCAGCTGCTGTCCGAGACGGCCATCGTCGCCCGGCTGGCGCGCCGTGTCCTGGGCGCCGGAAGCCGCACCCCCTGGGAGGAGTTCGCGCGGGACTACGCGACGATCCGCGACCGTATCGCCCATGTCATCCCGGGCTTCGAGGACTTCAACACCAGGGTCGCCCGCCCCGGAGGCTTCGCCCTCCCGCACGCCCCCAGGGACAAGCGCAGCTTCCCCACCGCCACCGGGAAGGCCAACTTCACCGCCGCGCCCGTCGAATACCCCACCGCCCCCGAAGGGCGGCTGCTGCTCCAGACGCTGCGCTCCCACGACCAGTACAACACCACCGTCTACGGCCTCGACGACCGCTACCGCGGCATCAAGAACGGCCGCCGGGTGGTGCTCGTCCACCCCGACGACGCCCGCGAACGGGGCCTGGCCGACGGCGCGTACACCGACCTGGTCAGCGAATGGACGGACGGCAGCGAGCGGCGCGCGCCCGGCTTCCGCGTCGTGCACTACCCGACGGCCCGCGGCTGCGCGGCCGCCTACTACCCCGAGACCAATGTCCTGATCCCGCTCGACCACACCGCCGACACCAGCAACACCCCCGCCGCCAAGTCGATCGTGATCCGCCTGGAGAGCCCCCGGGAGGACTGA
- a CDS encoding DUF3068 domain-containing protein has product MRRRSSLVLLACAVFFTALSPLMRWYAFPRLAKIPPGQYQDMVLEARPATLLNYGTMKAERVPKVTIVQTLKGDVAASDRIEKSAGRDIVVWDALSYVAGPDGKMVSAIPERYLFDAHSQEPVHATGEMVDGDPVRREGIEFKWPFLTERRDYTYFDAQTRTSAPIHYKGTRTFRGLEVYYFEQTIPWTKVALPKKMPVKGITPQSVAKMGTTRWYTTKRMFWVEPVTGAPVNGQEIHREELRGGDLLPGGGKVTAFAGHVKMRADYVDSTVALVTSQRTLVLLLTRYLPWGFLLLGAALLALSLYLEARGRRPAPAAVRPPAPAATAGDGAAGGGP; this is encoded by the coding sequence ATGCGCCGTCGGTCGAGCCTGGTGCTGCTCGCCTGCGCCGTCTTCTTCACCGCGCTGTCCCCGCTGATGCGGTGGTACGCCTTCCCCCGCCTCGCCAAGATCCCGCCCGGCCAGTACCAGGACATGGTCCTGGAGGCCCGGCCCGCCACCCTCCTCAACTACGGGACGATGAAGGCCGAACGCGTCCCGAAGGTCACCATCGTGCAGACCCTCAAGGGCGATGTGGCGGCCTCCGACCGGATCGAGAAGTCCGCGGGCCGGGACATCGTCGTCTGGGACGCGCTGTCCTACGTCGCCGGACCCGACGGCAAGATGGTCTCCGCGATCCCCGAGCGCTATCTCTTCGACGCGCACTCCCAGGAACCCGTGCACGCCACCGGCGAGATGGTCGACGGCGACCCGGTGCGCCGCGAGGGCATCGAGTTCAAGTGGCCGTTCCTCACCGAGCGCCGCGACTACACCTACTTCGACGCCCAGACCCGCACCTCGGCCCCCATCCACTACAAGGGGACTCGCACCTTCCGCGGCCTGGAGGTCTACTACTTCGAGCAGACCATCCCCTGGACCAAGGTCGCCCTCCCCAAGAAGATGCCGGTCAAGGGCATCACCCCGCAGTCCGTCGCGAAGATGGGCACCACCCGCTGGTACACCACCAAGCGGATGTTCTGGGTCGAACCCGTCACCGGCGCCCCCGTCAACGGCCAGGAGATCCACCGGGAAGAGCTGCGCGGCGGCGATCTGCTGCCCGGCGGCGGCAAGGTCACCGCCTTCGCCGGCCATGTGAAGATGCGCGCCGACTACGTCGACTCCACCGTCGCCCTGGTGACCTCACAGCGCACCCTCGTCCTGCTGCTCACCCGCTATCTCCCCTGGGGCTTCCTCCTCCTCGGCGCCGCGCTGCTCGCCCTGAGCCTGTACCTCGAAGCCCGCGGCCGCCGCCCCGCCCCCGCAGCGGTCCGGCCGCCCGCCCCCGCGGCGACGGCCGGTGACGGCGCGGCGGGCGGCGGCCCGTGA